TTCTCCCAGGAGTTGAGTAGCGAACACTACATGGTTTCTCGTGTCAACTATTGACTGAGGGCGCGCAAAAATTCCTGCAAGCCGGACAAAAATCCCTTGCGCTTGGTCGGGCCTGGGGCGGGGCTTCCTTCTGTTTCGGCACCCTGGACGCGCCCGATGATCTGATCGAGGGCGTCGCCGACCGGCTTTTGGCTCTCTTCGGCGACTTTTTCGTAGCCTGATTCTGTCTCCAGCCACACCTCCCAAGGACCCGGATAGGAGCGCCGCAAAGCGCCACCCTCAAAGGGCCGCAGGTAGTAGCACGAGAGCAGCGTGCTGAGAAAGCGCTCTCGCAGCTGGCGGCCGGCGTAGCCGATGCCGATGGTGGCGACGTCCTCTAGGCGCGGGTTGACCATGACCACGGGGCGATCGCTCGCTTCCTCGCAAAACTTCTCGACTGGGCCAACTTCTACCGAGGAGGGCGCAATCATCAAGAAAGCCTGCTCATCGGGCTGGATTTGGGCCTTTAGTTCAGAAATTCCTCGAATTTCATAGGGTTTCTCGCCCCAGCGGTGCTTGGCGAGGGCAGCGGCCCCCGCATCGGGGAAGAGAATCTTGAAGCGATCGCCGTAGCGCGCCTCAAAGTCGGCCGCAAACAGCTCGGCGATGGAAATGGCCTGGAGGTCAATTTCGGGGAAGACGAGCTCGACCTGGAGCCGGGAATGACCGTCGTCGAGGGCCGCCTGGGTTGCGGTCCGGGATTGAGCGATCGCCTCGTCGAGGTCCTGGGGAAGTTCAGCCATGGTTCTGAAAAATCGATCTGCAAAGTTGCCAAGAGCTTCTGCCGTCTGAGGGACGCCAAAGCCGAGCAAGAAACGTTACCCATAAGAGTACCGAGGGAGTGGCGCTTTTCACTAGGTGCTGGGGCGATCGCCTGCCAAAAGCGCCGGAAATTTCCCAAAAAAATGACCCGAAACCACCCAACCAATGGTCTCAGGTCACGCTGCGGGTCAATGGCTCTATCTTTCAGCGCGATCGAAAATTTTTTTGTTGTACACACTACGGTTGGGTGATTACGGGCGATTCTCGCCCCTAGGCTGCCTGACCGAAGGATCGCCGAACGTCACGCCGCAACAGGTAGTAAATAATGACCCCATTGATCACCAGCTGGAGAACAATACCGCCCGGATTGCCATCGTTCATCTGAGTGGCCAGCACGCCCATGAGATTCCCCAGAAGCGCCATAAATTGCAGAATGAGCGTGATTATCCAGGCCCAAAACTTCAGCATAAAAAGGCCATAGCACAGCAGTAGGCCAATCAGGCTTAAAAGCACCATGCCTATGCCTAGGATCGTGACAATTGTTCCCACCATGCCGGTCTGCATCAACTCTTCAGTTTGAAACTCTGGGTTGTTCATGAGCGAATCAAGAAAAAAGCCGCGAAATAGAAGAATCAGCACGCCAATCAGAAGGGCGATTAGGCTGCTAATCAGCTGCAAAACTGCCAGGATGGTGACACCAATGGGACGACTCATGATGAATGAAACCTCACGCTAGAAGCACTGCTGATTTGAAGTATGGCAAGGGGAATTGCGATCGCCGGTCCGGTTTCCACAATCTTTTAAGAAGTTTTTTAAGAAGTCTTCTGACAAGCGAGAGCGAAATGCAAGATAACCTGCCTAGCGTGAGGCGATCGCCCTTTTAGCAACGGCCCATTAATTGAACTTTCGTTTAACTGGACTTTCTGGAGGTGCTCAATGAAGCTACAAAAAATCCTAGTTGCCCTAGCCAGCCCAGAAGAAGCAACCCCGATCCTGGAAGCGGCGATCGCCGTGGCCAAAGCCCACAGCAGTAGCCTGCGCTTGTTTCACTGCCTCCAAGCACCCCAGCTCGACTACCCGCCCGTCGCTGACCCCGTCGCCACCCTCAACTTCTACGGCACCCCCGACGTCGGCCTAGAGCAGTTTCGGCGAGAGCAGACCCTCCAGGAAGAGGAAGCTGCCCAGGCTTGGCTCCAGGCCTACTGCCAGCAGGCAACGGACCAGGGCGTGATCGCTGACTTTGCGTGCTCCCTGATGCCGCCGGGGCCAGCCCTGTGCGAAGCGGCCCAGACCTGGAAAGCTGACCTGATCATGGTGGGGCGCCGGGGCCGATCGAGACTGACGGAGCTGCTGCTGGGCAGCGTCAGCAACCACGTAGTCCACCATGCGCCCTGCTCGGTCTGGGTGGTGCAGGAGCCGCCCGCCCAGGAGATTTCCCAGGGATGAGCGAGGCAAAAACAAGGGGCGATCGCCTAGGCCAGCGGCAGAGAAAAGCGGAACGTGCTGCCCCGATTGAGGGCGCTTTCCGCCTCGATGACGCCGCCCTGGAGCTCCACTAGACGCCGCGAGATCGCCAGACCGATGCCCGTCCCCCCCGAAAAGCGATCGCGCGATCGGTCCGCCCGCCAAAACCGCTCAAACACGTGGGGCAAATCTTCGTCCGCGATCCCCTCGCCCGTATCGATCACCTCCACCCAGACATAGGGCGAGCAGCTCCAAGCCTTGACCGTGATGGACCCTTCCTGGGTGTAGCGCAGGGCATTGCCCAGCAGGTTCACCATCACCTGCTCGACGCGCTCCGGGTCAGCCATGACCGCTGGCAAATCGCTGGGACAGTCGAGCTGCAACACCGGGCCATCCTCCAGCACCTGGGTCGAAAACTTCTGGATCAGCATCGCCAGCAGCGGCCGCAAGTCAAAGGCCCGAATGTCGATGGGCAAGTAGCCCGCCTCTGCCTTGGACAGCTCTTGTAAATCATTCACCAGGCGGCGGAGGCGGCTGGTCTCGCGGGCGAGGCGCTGGTACACCTCCACCGACGGGTCGATGGTGCCGTCGGCGAGCCCTTCTAGGTAGCCCTCGAGGACCGTCAGAGGAGTGCGCAGCTCGTGGGTCATGTCGCCCACCAGTTCGCGCCGCCGCTGCTCCACCCCCGCGATGCCCGTCGCCATCTGATTGAAGCTTTTGGCCAGCTGATTAATTTCTGGAATCTCGGAGGCGGGCAGTCGAGCGTCGAGATTGCCGGAGGCGAACTGCTTGGTGATCCGCTCCATTTGCAGGAGGGGCCGCATGATGCGCTTGGAGAGCAGGTAGCTGAGGCCGCCCGCTGCGGTGCCGCCGACGACCACCGACCACAGGGCTCCCTTGCTCCAGGCCGAGTCGAAGCCCTCGATCAGCCGATAGCGGACGTAGCCGATGTTGAAGCCAGCGCCCTCTAGTTTGGAGAGCTGAAGCAAGAAGAGGCGGGGAGAGTAGAGCTTGCCGACGGCGAGCAGGGTGCTCAGTCCGACGATCATCACGACGAGGTGAGACAAAAATAAGCGAGCCCGCAGACCAATTCTAGGAGCCAAGGGAATTCCTACCTATGCGATCGCGTCTTCAAAGCGATAGCCGACGCCTATCACTGTTTTAACGAAGGTTGGGTTGGCTGGGTCGGGCTCAATCTTTTTGCGCAGGCGGGCGATGTGGGTATCGACGACGCGCTCATCGCCAAAGAAGTCGTCGCCCCAGAGCTTCTCGATGAGCTGGGCGCGGCTCCAGACCCGCCCTGGATAGCTGATGAAGGTGGTGAGCAGATCAAATTCGAGGGTGGTCAGGTCCAGTAGCTCGGTGTCGTCGCCATTGAGGAGGCGCTGGGCAGAGCGCTGGTCGGGGTCGACCTGGAAGTGCTGGGTGCGGTAGAGGGCGCTCTGGCCGCCTTGGCGGAGCGATCGCCGCAAGAGAGCTCGCACCCGCGCCACCAGCTCCCTCGGACTAAAGGGCTTAACCAGGTAGTCATCGGCGCCGGTCGACAGACCAATGATCCGATCGATTTCTTCGCCCTTGGCGGTCAGCATCAAGATGTAGGGGTCTTTGGGGCCGGGCTGCTGGCGCACGCGGGCGCAGACCTCGAGGCCGTCGAGGCCGGGCAGCATCAGGTCCAAAATGATCAAGTCTGGCTGCTGCTCCTGAAAGAGCTGGAGTGCTCGCAGGCCGTCGCGGCAGGCGTGGCAGGAAAAGCCCTCTTTTTCTAAATAAAGTTGAATGAGCTGAGCAATCTCTGCTTCGTCTTCAACGATGAGAATGTCCATGAAAACCTCAAAGCGATGAGCAACTGGGCTTCTAGGAGAACGTTAGGGGCGCAAGGGGCGGCCAGAAGTTCCTTTTTAGCAAGATGTTGCGGTTAATTGAAGAGAATTAATGATCTCGGAACAATGGCGATCGCCCCAGTAATCGCAGGGCTAGCCTATCCTGACGGAGAATTCTGGGTGTGCAGTTTCCCAAGAAATAGAGCTCGTGGGGTACTATGAAGCCCATCATGATTCCTATCATGCCGTGATGGCGGGGCGTCACGCTGGGTCTAATGATTTCACGAAGTTTGACTATGCCAACTGAGGGGTAGTGCGCTATGGAAACGGCTGTTAACCTAAGTGACCTCCAGCAGCTTGGGCAACACCTCCAAGCTGCACTGCTCCGAGGGGGCGATCGCCAGACGCCGCTGGGGGTGCAGTGCGCCCTCAAGCAGGGTGTCTTGATGGTGCTGGTCGAGCATGACTCGGCGGAGCCGGTGGCCGCTCCAGCAGTGGTATTTGGGCAGATCGAGCAGGCCCTAGGCCAGATCCGGCCCGCGATCGCCCCCAAGGCTCGCCTCTATCTGCGCCGTCGCGGCGAACAGCAGCCCTACGAATCTGCGTCCATCGCGTGGGCCCCGCCCCGCTCCGCAATGCCCGGCCTGGTGCCGCCCCCGCCGCCCCCGCCGCCTTCCTTGGGCGTTGCGCCGCCGCCTGCCGCGCCATCTGCCGCCCCAGAAGCCACCGATTCCCCAGATCTAGAAGAAGATGCCTTTGGTGAGTCAGAGGCGATCGCCTCTGGTGGTTTGGCGGAAAGTGCCCCTGCGTCTGAGACGGACGCCTGGTTAGAGGACTCGGACGATTCCTCGAAGCTGGATGAAGCGGCGATCGCCTCTGATATGTATTCTGAGACGGATTTCGATCGCGAGGACGGTTCTGCTGATTTCTTCAACGAAGACGCCGAGAGCGACTTTAATCTAGGGCCTAAGGCTGGTCCTCGAGAGGACATCGGCGAGGGCGGCGAAGAAAACCTAGATCAAGATCCGGATCAACTAAATCCATTAGATCCGTATCAAGACGAGGACGAGACTCCCGACGATCACGAGCTTGCGCCCCTTACCCCCAGCGATCGCCGGGTGCTGTGGCCCTGGATTTTGGCGGGCGCGGCGATCAGCGTGTCTGCTTTTGCAGTGAGCCTGTATGCCTTCACGCGGCCCTGTGTGCTGGGGGGCTGTCCCCCGGTCGAAACGGCCCAAGCCTTGCAGCAGCGCGCCGCTAGCGTCACCTCTTGGCAAGAGCTAAACGCTGTTCAGCGCGAGATCGCCGCTGTGTCCGAGCAGCTGCGGGCGGTGCCGCTGTGGTCGGGTCATCGCCGAGACGCCCAGGCGCTGCTGACGGTCTTCCAGCAGGAAAATGGTCCGTTCCAGCAGGTGATAGCGGCCCAGAGCAAGGCCACCACAGCCGCCCAGCGGAGCCAAAACCCGCCCCATCCGATTGCTGAATGGCAGGCGATCCGCGACCTGTGGGAAGAGGCGATCGCCACCCTCAACCAGGTCGAATCCACCAGTCCTTCCTACGGCTTTGTGCAGGAAAAGCGGCGGGAATACGAGGCCAACCTGGCCGCCATTGAACGCCGCATCACAGCCGAAAACCTGGCCCAGCAGCGGCTGAGCCTGGCCAAGAATGCCGCCGCTGCGGCCGAAACGCGCCAGAGCACCACCCGCGGCGTCGAAGGGCTCCAGGCCGCCCAGCAGAGCTGGCAAACCGTCCTCAACCAGCTCACGAATATTCCCCAGGGCACCATGGCGCGCCAAGAAGCCAACCAGCTCAAAACGACCTACCAGGCCCGCATGTCTCAAGTGCGCGACCTATTGGCCAAGGAGCAGCTCGCCCTAGACACCTACGACGAAGCGATCGCTCTGGCAAACCAAGCCAAATCCTTTGAGCAAAAGAGCCAGTGGACCCAGGCGGTCATCCACTGGCGGCAGGCGATCAACGCTGCCCAGCAGGTGCCCCAAAACACGGTCTACTACGAGCGCGCCCAGCCCCTGATCAACTCCTACAGCGTTTCTCTCCAGGCGGCAGAGGGCCAGCTCAACACCGCTGTCGCTCTCCAGGAAGCCCGCACGGACCTCCAGAGCACCTGTGCAGGGACGCCCACCATCTGCACCTACTCCCTGTCTAATGACCTAATCCAGGTGATGCTCACACCGGAGTACGAGCAGGCGATCTTCGCGGGGGACTCCAACAATGCTGTGGCCTTGCAGCAGCATATCCAGGCGCTCCAGGGGGCTCTAGAAGCCATCAGCGACAACACCCAGGTTCCCCTGGACGTCTACTACTCCAACGGCACGCTGCTGGGCTCCTATGTGCCGCCGACCTCGTGATTCCCCGCCCTAGATTCTGGCTTCTGCCTAGGTCTGGGGCTCGGCGCTAGGAGGTTCTGTTGCAATTTCTGGCTCTGAGCTAGCGGCTTGGAGGCGCGCCAAGCGTCGGTAGCGGACCTTCAGCCCGAGGATGATCGACGCCAAGATCAGGGTGACGACATTGGCCGCGATCAGGGGCAGATCGTGAACCGCGATGCCGTAAACCAACCACAGCACGATTCCCAGGCACAGGATCATCAGCATGCTCCAAGAAATGTCGTCTGCGGATTTGCTTTTCCAGGTTTTGATCAGCTGGGGCAGATAGGCCAGGGTGGTGAGGCTGCCAGCAATGAGGCCGAGGGTCGTTGTGAATTTCATGGTTGATAGCAGGACGGGTCAGAACATCCCACGCCTTTTTAAGAAATTTCAAAAAATTTCAGTGTGGGCTGTGCCTTAGGATGCCGGTTTTTGGGGTCTGTCGTCGGCTATCTTGAAGCAGAAATTTTGGTGAGGCGCTGGCCCTAGTGGCTGCTTGTGATGCCGCGACTGCGCAGCTGCTCCATGAAGAATTCCTCTAGGGAAGGCCGAGCAAGCTTGATGGTGACGATCTGAGCGCCCATCAGGGACAAGCTGGCGAGGAAATCAAAGGGATCGCCCTGGAGATGGCCCTGCCACAGCCCGTCCTGAAATTCGAGGTTGACCATGCGTTTCTTGAGGACGTCGAGGCTGCCGCCCTTGCCCTGGATGTAGTAGGTGTTGTTGCCCCCGAGCAGCTCGTCGAGCTTGCCGCTGCAAATGAGCTCCCCATCCGCCAAGATAGCCACGCGATCGCAGATCATCTCCACGTCGGCGAGCACGTGACTGTTGAAGAAAATCGTTTTGCCCTGCTCCTTGAGAGACAAGATGATTTCGCGCATCTGGTATCGGCCGAGGGGGTCGAGGCCCGACATAGGCTCATCGAGAAAAACCACCTCCGGATCGTTGATCAGGGCCTGGGCCATGCCGATGCGCTGGAGCATGCCCTTGGAGTACTGGCGGAGCTGCTTTTTGCGGGCGGCGGAGAGAGCGAGGCCCACCAGCTCCAGCAGCTGGGGGATGCGCTGGCGCTGGACCGATCGCGGAATCTGGAACAAATCGGCGGTGTAGCGCAAAAATTCCCAGCCGGTCAGAAAGTCGTAGAAGTAAGGGTTTTCGGGCAAATAGCCGACGCGCTGCTTGACGGCGCGATCGCCCAGCGGATGGCCGAGCAGCCGTCCCCGCCCCTGGGTCGGGCGCACGATGCCCAGCAAAATTTTCAGCAGAGTCGTCTTGCCCGCGCCGTTGGGGCCAAGCAAGCCGAAGGTTTCGCCCGGGTGTACCACCAGAGAGCAGTTTTTCAGCGGCGTGATTTTTTGGTTGAGCCAAAAGCCGCTCCGATACACCTTGCTGAGCTCGTAGATTTCGACCACGAAAGGCTGCTCGGGCGTGGCGTCCGCGGCGGGAAGGGCTGGAGTTGCATTGGTATCCATGAACGTCACCCTGGCTGGATGGTTGGTCGCGACAAAGAGTTTAGCAAGTCCCGGGCCCTCCGCACGACTGCTGTGGGCAAGACCAGCGAGGATTTTCCGCCCCCTCAAGACGATTGTGCTCAAGTCGCGAGCCAAAGTTGGAGACTTTCGTTCCTGGCCTATGCTGGTTGAAATGGCTGATTTGGCCAAGCCAGCTAGAGGTTGGCTGCTTGTTCACGAACTTTGGATCCTATGAACCGCTCAAAAATTGTTGCTGTCATTACGGGTGTGATTTCGGTGGCGCTGGCCCTTGGGTATCTCGTGCTGGTGCAGCTCCTGGATTTTCGCGGCGAAATGCTGCCGGCCCCGACGGGCATGGTGCTCCTGGGAAGGGCGATCGCGCCTTGGTTGGGAGCAGTTTTGGGGCTTGGAATGCTCTAGGCTCCGGGCCTATGGGTCGGCCATAAACAGCGTGGCGTCTTCGCTGTCGCCCAGATCGACGTCAGATTCTGAGCCGTATAGGGAGGCTGGCTGAGACACGATCAAGGTTGTATCCGCTAGCTCGCCGTCTCCTGCCACTGGCGACGGCTCAGGGGTGCTGTCCTGGGCAGCCCGGACGGCGGTGTAAGCCTGAAACGTTTCGAGGGAAAAAATTGCGCCTTGTTCTTCGGCTTCTCGGCGATCGCTGTCGCTCAGCCGCGCCTCGAACAGGCAAGTATTTGCCCAGTTGACGCCCTTGAGAATGGCGCCCCGCAGGTCAGTGCCGCGCAGATTGGCGCTGTTGAGGTTGGCCCCAGAGAGGTTGGCTTTGGCAAGGGAGACGCGGCTCAAGTTGGCGTTGCTCAGGTTGGCGCGCACGAGGTTGGCCCCGGTGAGATCGCTGCCGCTGAGGCGTGCCCCGGCCAGGTTGACGCTCTGGAGGTTGGCCTCGGCCCACGCCAGGTGCTCGAGGTTGGCGCCGCTAAAGTCGAGGGTGCTCAGCAGGGGCTGGGCCCACAGCTGGAACTCGTTGAGGCTGAGGGGGCTGATGCGGTGGAGAAACTGGAGGAAGCGATCGCGATCGAAGCGATCGCCCTTCGGGTCGCCGCAGGGACAGAAGATACTCTGGGCCGCGTGGTGGCTGGCGCACAGCAGCAAAAACGCGTTGAGACCCACAGCGGCTTCTAGGGTCAGCAGATTGGGCGGCGTTTGCCACGGCTGACCGGCTTGGCGAGCGTCCTGGGGGAGTCCCTGGTCGAGCCAGTCGCCCCGGCAGTAGCGCTGGTAAAAGGCTTCTAGGCGGCGCGTGAGGGCGCTGAACTGAAACGCCGACATGGTGCGCTGGAGCCGCTGGAGATCAGCGGCGATCGCCTCCACCATGTCCGGGCGCAGGGGTTGGTAGTTGACCTGGTGATAGAGCCAGTGGGCCAAGGCATTGAGGGCTGCGTGGTCCTCGATCAGGCCGTTGCTGGGCTGGGCGAAGGTGGCCAGCTGACGGGCGATCGCCTTGGCACCCAGAAACGCGCCAAAGCTCGGGTGGGTAAACTCCAGCGGCGTGTCTTGCCCCAGCTGGCCGCCAGGAGCGCTGAAATAGAGCGCTGGCAGCGGAAACCAGCCGCCAGCATCCTCCGCCTCGGGGGTCACCGCGGTGGGCAGCACCCGCCGGATCTGGCTCTGCTGGATGGCCAGGGCCATGGTCTCGATTTGCTGCTGGAGCCTGGCGGGCGATCGCCCCAGGAGCAAGCTTGTGATGGTCTCCTCGCCTCGACTGGCGTGGGCCAGCCCCGATCGCACCAGCCCCGTCAGGCTGCCGCTGCGCACCGGATCGATCGTCTGCCCCGTCAGCCAGCGCAGCAGGCGGTCCTGCATCTCAAAGCTCAGCTCACTGGGCGATAGGCTCAGCAGCCCTTCATCGAGATGGCCGTCCCGATGCAAAATTCCCAGCAGATAGAGCATCAGCGGATGGCGAACGCGGGCTGCCAGGGAGTCCGGCTCCGGGGACGGTCGAAACAGGCCCGCTTTTTTCAAAAAGTTGAAATAGGCCTGGGCGATCGCCTTGGTTTGCAGCCCGGCCCACTGCTTGAACCACTGCTTGAGCTCCTCCTGCTCCATGGGCAGCAGCCGCAGACGGTAGTAGGGCAAATGCTCTTCGGTGGTCAGCGTGTTTAGGGCCGCCTGGAAGACCACCGGGGGCGTGGTCAGCAGCAGTTTGTGGCGCGCGCCTCGGGGACTGAGCGTCTCCTGGGCCAAAAACTGCTGGACCTGCCGCACGAACTGGGCCGCCGGATTGCCGCCCTGGGGCGATCGCGGCAGTTCATCCAGGCCGTCGAGGAGCAGCAAGCAGGGCGGGTGAACGGCCGACAGCCAGCCGTCAGGCTCGGTAAAGCGGGCCTGGGGCAGCGCCGATGCCAGGGTATCGGCCAGGGTTTCTCCGATCGTCACATCCCGTAGCCGAATCACGATGGGCATCCACTGGGGATAGACAGCCTGGGCCACATGGGCCGCCCACAGCTGACAAAAGCCCGTTTTTCCCTGGCCCGACTCCCCCTCCAGCACGGCGATCGCCTGGGGAATCTGGAGCTGCTGGGCCGCCCACCGAAAGGCCTCCTCCGGTGCGTTCTTTTGGCTGGAGAGGGTGGTGCCTGCCAGCGAGACGTACAGATCCCGCAGGGTAAACATTTCCCCCAGCAGCGGCTCGCTCTGGCTGCGCAGCAGGGCCGCTCGGTAGCGCTCGCGCTCAAGATCAATCACCAAGGCAGGCTTTGGCACGACGATGGCAGTGTCGATGGGCTCATAGTCTTCGCTCCAGTCTCCGCTGCCGTCGCTGGGCGCTGTATTGCCCAGCCGCACGAACTTTTGCATCTGGGCCAGGCTCAGGGGCGCCTCGGTGACGATGCCCAGGAGATGGCCGGCCAGCCCATTGAGAATTCGCTGGGTCATCAGCTTGGCCTCGGTTTCCTCGGCGCCGCTGGCCATAAACCAGGCGATCGCCGCCCCGTTCATCTGCTGGACCAAGAAAGAGTCTGTGGGTGTCGAGAGGACCTGTTCGGCCTGAGCGTCGGTGAGCTGCCCTGGCTTGAGCGCCCGGAGCTGAGTTTGGAGGGGACCATCTTCGAGGGTGCCTCGCTCGTTCAGCAGGGGCAGCTTGGCTCGCTCGATCCAGGGACGATTGAGCGCTAGTTCCTGGTTGAGCACCTGCTGCAACCCCCGCAGGTAGGCGACCTGGTAGGCCAGCCAGACGCCTTCGTTGCGCTTGAGCGGGCGCTGCTGGCTCAGGAGCCGCACCAGGGCCAGGGTAATCTGGGCCAGGGCGGGTCCCTCTGCCAGCACCCCCGACAGCGGCAGAGCCAAGGTCTCGGCAAAGGTGCTGACGTCGAAGAGGGTGAGCTCCCGCCCTTGCAGGTCCTGGGCGATCCGGAAGGCGATCCCCACCATCTGCGGCAGGGGGGCCGAGTGTAGCTGGGCGGGGGTCAGTTGGTGATCGCTCAACCAGTGCCGAATGTCGAGACTCATGCCGTTTGATGGGAGAGGGGACGAAGGATGCAGGAAATCAGCGAAGGCGACCTGAAGAAATGCAGACAAATGAATGCAGTCAAATCAATGACAAAACGCGATCGCTGCCGTTTTTAGTCTAATCAGCGCGATTACCAATGTAAGTACCCGAAGAGCGATCGCCGGACGAGATAACTTTGATCATCTCCCAGCAAATGGCCACCCCAAAAAGCGGTTGATATTGCTGCTGGATTGGCTCAGGCTGCTGCATCCTGAAATAAGACTAGCCCGCCAAACATTGGATGTTGAGATGCTGATCGCCAAAGAAACACTGACGCCAAAACCTCAGGCGATCGCCTCGAAAAATGTCAACGCTTAAGGGCCAACGATTTTCAAGGTCTCAAGGCGCGATTAACAACCTTTTCTAGCAGCTTTTTGGGAAATTCGGGTCTAGACTGACGAATAGCATCCGTAATTGTACGGACGCTTTGTAACAGATAAAGTAATTTCGCCGGTTTTAGAGTGGTGATCTCTGTATAGCGGAAGCAGGGGCCTTCTGTTTGTGGTCAACTTCTTTGATTCTCAATTGCTACGACTCCTCACGACAGCCTTGACGGACGATCTGGAGCGTGTTTGACTGCGAGGAAGAGGGGTGGCACCAGGGGTAGGTGCGCTGGAAGGGGAGAAAGACAAACATGATTCGTCAATTTAGGGATCGCAAGCAGTCTAAAAGTTCAAAACCCGAGATGGAAACGCCGCCTGTCCCCAAAGATTCTTCAGCAGCTTCGGAGACGTCCTTGGGAGAAGAGGCTGTGGGGACTGTGCGATCGCCCCGCCGCAGGCGATCGCTGTCTACCAACTGGCTGTGGTCGATGGTGTGGCTGGTGATGCTGCTCATGGCCGGGGGAACGGTGGCCGGGACATTTTACTGGCTGGTGAAAGTGCCCCCTGCGCCGGACTGTAGCGATCTAAGCCAGATTACGGGAGACTCGGCCCGTCTCTACTGCGCGGAGCGGCTCGCCCGCTCGGGAGAGATACAGGACCTGATGGCCGGGGTGAATTTGGTCAAAGACTGGCCGGCGGATCATCCCCTTTACGACGACGCCCAAAAATTGTTGGGAATCTGGTCTGAGGTGATTTTCTCGAGGGCGCGCCAGCAGATGGCGGCTGGCAACCTGGAGGAGGCGATCGCCGATGCTCGCCAGATTCCGCCTAGCAGCCCGCTCTACAGCGAAGCCCAAGCGGCGATCGCCGCTTGGCAAAAGAACTGGGCCGCGGGCGAAAAGCTGGCCAACCAAATGCGAGCGGCTCTCAAGGCCCAAAACTGGCGTCAGGCCACAGAGGTCGCCGAGGCGATGCTCAAGCTGGATAACGACTACTGGCGCGACCTGGCGCGGCGTCAGCTCGATACAGACTTTGCGGCCGAAAAGCAGGCGCGCCGACAGCTTCAGGGAGCAGCGGAGCGTGCCAAGGCCAACACCGTCGACGCCCTCAAAGAAGCGATCGCCCTCGCCCGCCAGGTCACCCCAGACGTGCAGGCCCGCGCCGACGCCCAAGGGTCGATCGCCCGCTGGAGCCGAGATCTGCTGACTCTGGCCCAAAAGCGTCTAGAAGCGCGCGATCTGTCGGGGGCGATCGCCGCTGCGGAGGCCGTGCCCGAAGCCGGAGCGCTGCGCCGCGAGGCCAATGACTTTATGCTGCTGGCCCGCGCCGACGCCATGACCTGGCAAGACAGCTGGTTTGGCTTCCTTGAGGCCCAAGCCGCTGCCCTGCGCATCCCCCCCGACAGCCCGCTGCGGCCCCAGGCCCAGGCCAAGGTTGCGCGCTGGCGGACCGAGCTGCAAAACCTCAGCCAGCTCCAGCTGGCCCAGACCACGGCGGATGTTTTGCCGCCCCTCTCTTGGTCTTTGGCCATTGATCAAGCTCAGATGGTGCCCCAGGGAGAGCCTCGCCGCCTCCAGGCCCAAACCCTGGTG
This genomic stretch from Geitlerinema sp. PCC 7407 harbors:
- a CDS encoding pentapeptide repeat-containing protein, with the protein product MSLDIRHWLSDHQLTPAQLHSAPLPQMVGIAFRIAQDLQGRELTLFDVSTFAETLALPLSGVLAEGPALAQITLALVRLLSQQRPLKRNEGVWLAYQVAYLRGLQQVLNQELALNRPWIERAKLPLLNERGTLEDGPLQTQLRALKPGQLTDAQAEQVLSTPTDSFLVQQMNGAAIAWFMASGAEETEAKLMTQRILNGLAGHLLGIVTEAPLSLAQMQKFVRLGNTAPSDGSGDWSEDYEPIDTAIVVPKPALVIDLERERYRAALLRSQSEPLLGEMFTLRDLYVSLAGTTLSSQKNAPEEAFRWAAQQLQIPQAIAVLEGESGQGKTGFCQLWAAHVAQAVYPQWMPIVIRLRDVTIGETLADTLASALPQARFTEPDGWLSAVHPPCLLLLDGLDELPRSPQGGNPAAQFVRQVQQFLAQETLSPRGARHKLLLTTPPVVFQAALNTLTTEEHLPYYRLRLLPMEQEELKQWFKQWAGLQTKAIAQAYFNFLKKAGLFRPSPEPDSLAARVRHPLMLYLLGILHRDGHLDEGLLSLSPSELSFEMQDRLLRWLTGQTIDPVRSGSLTGLVRSGLAHASRGEETITSLLLGRSPARLQQQIETMALAIQQSQIRRVLPTAVTPEAEDAGGWFPLPALYFSAPGGQLGQDTPLEFTHPSFGAFLGAKAIARQLATFAQPSNGLIEDHAALNALAHWLYHQVNYQPLRPDMVEAIAADLQRLQRTMSAFQFSALTRRLEAFYQRYCRGDWLDQGLPQDARQAGQPWQTPPNLLTLEAAVGLNAFLLLCASHHAAQSIFCPCGDPKGDRFDRDRFLQFLHRISPLSLNEFQLWAQPLLSTLDFSGANLEHLAWAEANLQSVNLAGARLSGSDLTGANLVRANLSNANLSRVSLAKANLSGANLNSANLRGTDLRGAILKGVNWANTCLFEARLSDSDRREAEEQGAIFSLETFQAYTAVRAAQDSTPEPSPVAGDGELADTTLIVSQPASLYGSESDVDLGDSEDATLFMADP